The nucleotide sequence ATCGGGCTGGCGCTCGCCTTCGCGCCGGACGACGCGGCGGTGCCCGGAAGGACCTCGGACGCGAGACTGGGTGCCTTCTTCGCCCCGACCGGCTTGGCCGCCACCGGTAGCCCGGCCATACCGCCCGCGACGCCGAAACCACCCAGCAATCCCGCCGAGACCGGCGCGGAGCCGGAACCACCGGGTAACCCTCCGAGCGGGGAGAGCGCGTTCGCCGAAGGCGGCAGCGGAGCGAGGCCGGCGAGCGAAACACCGGAGGAGCCGTCGTAGCCGGGAATTTCCGGGAGGGAGACGTCCGGGCTGCCGCCGCCGGCACCCAGTGACTCGCCCAGCCCTTGGAATTCATTCAGCGTGTCCATGCCGGCCTGGGCGGCCGCGATGAAATCGGCCGGGGTGTTGCCTTCGGCGGAAGGGGCGGCCGTCGGCACCATATGGTCGGGCGACTTGATCCCGGACGCTTCGACCACCTGCAGCATCGACAGGTCGAACTCCCCGCCGAGCTGGGTCATCTTGCTCCCGGCGGCCTGCTGGATGGCCAGGGCTTCCATGGCGGCGAACGGATTGAGGAGCGACGCCGCGACGGCCGCCGAGTACGCGGCCTCCATCCCCAGCATCGTCGCGTGCGTCTCCGTGATCCCGGACGCCAGCGTCGTCAAGGTCTCCGCGGGTTTGGCCAGGTCGATGCGGTCTCCCCAGAATTTCAGCTCGGCGGCCGAGCGCTCCATCTTCTCCTGCAGCTGGCGGCCGTTGTTGTCCGTCCATTCAGGAGTGAGCTCGCTGATCCTGCTGTTGAGCTGTACCTGCGCTTCCTCGATCCACGCCCGTGCTTCGGTCCACATCCTCGCCGCGTCGTGAAGGGCGGAAACGTTCGCGAACTCGGCCCGGATCATCCCCATGAGAACTTCCATGGGGAACGCGTTGTAAACGGCGGTCATGGTTCGGCTCCTCAGACGGAGGCCGGCGGGGTTTCGCCGGAGGGTTCGGTGGTGGACGGTTTCTCTTCGCCGGGCTGGGCGGCCGAGGACTGTTTCACGAAGTCCACGCCCTGCTTGATGACCTTGGTCGCCTTGTTGGCCAGTTCCAGTGCGCTGGCCACGTCGGCGGCGCTGTAGGTGATCGCGGCCGTCCTGGTCTTGCCGGAGAAGGTCGCGATGTCCTCGGTCACCTTCCCCATGAACGCGCTCATGCTGGCGGTCGCGGCCTTGTCCAGTACGGACATCGCGATGCCCTCGAACAGCCCGGCGAGGCTGGGCATGGTGCCGAGCCTCGCCAGTGAAGGTGGCAGGTCCGGTGCGCTGAGTTGCTGGGACACCGCGCTCATCGCGGTGATGTTGCCGTTGATCTCGGTTCCGGGCATATGCCCCCTCCTCAGTGTCCGGCGCGGTACTTCGCCGGTTTGCCGTGCGAATCGGTCGTTTCCTGCACTTGCCACAGCTCGTCGTCGAGCAACTGGACGGTGTCGTTCTCGGTGTCCCACCGGCGTCGCGCCGTGGCCGGCCGTGTGCCGCCGCCTCGCGACCGGCCGAGGAGCGTGACACCGGGCGTGCCACCGCCCTTCGGCCCGCGCTGCCTGCTCGAGCCGGTGTGTTCCGCGTCGCCCGGTTTGATGCCCGACGGCGAGTTCTTCCCGCCACCGTTGGGTGGCACCATCGGTGGCGGCATTCCTCCGGCGCCCGAGGTGGAGCCGGAGCTTCCCGCCGTTCCCGCGGAAGCGATCCCGGGCATCGAGCCGACGCCTGCCGCCGCGCCTCCCGGTGAACCGTTCAGGTCCGAGATGGCGGGCATGCCGCCGAGGCCGCCCATCCCACCGCCGGAACCCGGCAAGCCGCCGCCACCCGCCAGGCTCGGCATACCCGAACCACCCGACGCGCCGAGAGGGTCTTCGAGCCCCGGATAGGCGGAGCCGTCGTAAGGCGGAAGCGTCCAATCCCCGGGATCGATCGCGTTCGGGTCGGGCAGGTTCACGGAGGAGCCGTTGCCCAGCAACTGCTGTGCGGACTCCGCGGCCTGGCTCAACGCGCTCAGCGCGTTCGTGGCCTGTTCGAGCGCGCTGGGGTCGTCTTGCGGATTCTGCGGGCTCGGCTCGCCCGGAACCTCGGGCGTACCGGGGTCTACCGGCGCGCCGTTTTGGTTCGGACCGCCCGCACCGGGCGCCGACGGCACCGCGCCGTTGTAGGGGAGGCCGGAACCGGCTTCGGCACTCGGGCCGTCCCAGGGGCGACCGCGGGCAGCGAGCATCGCCTGGGCGGTCACCCGATATTGGGTCGCGATTTCGTCCAGTTTCCTGCCGAGGTTCGCCTGGGCCTGAGGCTTGTAATCGGCGTTCTGCTCGACCTTGGAGATCTCACCCGCCGCGACGAAGGCGCCGACCACGAGCTGAGCGTCGGTCATGTCCAGCTGGGTGACCACACCCGATGCCGTGATGCCGCCGTCGACCGGCTGACCGAACAGCGTGCCCGCGAACGAGGGGAGTTTGGTGTCCTTCGACCCTTCCAAGCCTCCCCACGATCCGAAGGAGTAGATGCAGTTGGCCCTCAGCCGATCCACGAACTCTTCTCCTGGCCGGTCGAGCCAGCCCGAAGATACGACGTCCGCCGCGTCCCGGAGCATCATGTGCGTGCGGTCGATCCATCTTTCGGCGTCCGTCCACATCTTCTTGGCGGCATGGAGCCGGGGCCGGGTGTGCGCGATTTCGGCCCGAAGAATTCTCACCTGGTCTTCGAACGGGGTCTGGCAATAGCTCATCGAAAGTCCCGGATTGCTCGGCGCGGAGGAATCAATGCGGCAGGAGGTCGATCAGGGTGCCCGTGGTCGGCTGCACTGGCGTGACGGGCGCCAGCGGGCTCGGTCCCAGCGTGGTGGGTGCCAGTCCCTCGACAGGGACACGGGATTCGTCCGGCCGTGACCTCTTCGTCAGCTCCCAAACGGCGGCCTCGCTGGCGTTCTGGTAGGTGCTCAGGCTTTGCCGTGCGATGGAGATGTACCCGCGGACACCTTTTTCGGCGGCGGTCAGGAAATTCCGCAGAGCTTCGGTGCTGTCGCGGTCGGCGGCGGCGAGAAGCCCGCATTCCGCCATTTCACCGCAGCCGTCGTTCAATGGCCGGTCGATACTCGGCGGGCTCGACGCCTGCTGCGAGACGGTGTCGGCGAAGTCCTGGATGGCAGGCAGATAAGCGTTGATTCCCATGTTCCCTCCCGGAATTGCGGCGAAAACCCAGTCATTCACCGAAAGCCAAACACCACCACGAGCTCCGGTGGGCCCTCCGGCAGCTTCCGGCCATACGTCAGGGATGCCGGGGCGGAAGCCACGCGATCTGGACCAGGCCCTTGTGCCCACGACGGTCGATCAGCCAGCCGCGGCCGGGCGGCAGTACCTGGGCGCGCATCCCGCCGAGCAGCGGACCTTCGTCGCGGTCGCCGGACATCATCAAGCCGGGGGTCCCGACTTCCCTCAGCCGGGTGAGGAAGGGTTCGAACAGCCCGCGGCCGGCGCCACCGGAACGACGGGCGAGCACGACGTGCAAGCCGATGTCCGAGCCTTGCGCGACCAGCGGCAGGAGGGGCATCAGCGGGTGGTTCTCGTGGGTGGCCACCATGTCGTAGTCGTCAACGAGAACGAAGATCTCCGGCCCACGCCACCAGTTCCTGGCCCGCAATTGCTCCGGTGTGACGTCCGGCCCCGGAAGCCGCTTGGAAAGCGAGGCGGCGACCTCGGTCATGAGCCCGGCACTGTGCGAGTCGTTGGTGCCGTAACCGAGAAGGTATTCGTCGCCGATCTCGCCAAGGAGCCCGCGCCGATGGTCCACCAGCACGATCCGGGCTTCCGAGGGCTGGTAGGTGGTCTCGATCCGGCGGGCCAGCGTCCGCAGGAAGGAGGTCTTTCCGCATTGGGTGTCGGCGAGCAGGAAGAAGTGCGGGTCCGCGGCGAAGTCGTGCCGCATCGGGGAGAGGTCGTGCTCGTGGATGCCGACCGCGAGCCCCGCCTCCGTCCCGGTGGTCTCGTCCTTCGCGGGGAGTTCCTCGTACGGGAACACACCGGGCAGTAGCCGCACCGAAGGCGCGGGAGCGCCTGGCCACGCGGCCTTGACCGCCTCGACGAGTTCGTTCACACCCCTGGACAGATCGTCCGTTTCCGTCACCCCGTCGATCCTGGGCAGGGCGACCAGCATCTGATGCCCGCTCATCGCGATTCCGCGGCCCGGAGCGTCGGGCGGGACGCTCATCGCCGCGCGCCGGTCGATGACGGAGTCGATGGGATCACCGATCTTCAGTTCCAGCCTGCTGGCGAACAGATCCCGGACGTTCATCCGCAGATCGAACGAACGCGAACAGGCCGCCACCACGTGCACGCCATAGGACAGACCGCGTGCGGCGATGTCGCCGACCGTCTCCTCCAGATCGGGGAAGTCGTTCCGCAGCGTCTGCCAGCCGTCGACCACCAGGAAGACGTCGCCGTGCTGCTGTTCGGCGAAGCGCCCTTCGGCTCGCAGCCTCCGGTAGGTGACGATGCCGTCGATCTGGTGCTCGGCGAACATCCGCTCGCGTTGTGCCAGCAGGGTCGCCACTTCGGCGACGGTCCGCCGCACGGCACCGGTGTCGAGCCTGCCGCAGACACCGGCGACATGCGGCAGCCCCGCGATCGAAGCCAGGGTGCCGCCGCCGAAGTCGAGGCAGTAGAACTGTGTCTCGCGGGGAGTGTGCGTGAGCGCCAGGCTGGTGATCAGCGTGCGCACAACGGTGCTCTTCCCGGTCTGCGGGGCGCCGATGACCAGGACATGCCCGGCGGCGCCGGAGAGATCCAGCACCAGCGGGTCGCGACGTTGTTCGAAGGGCCGGTCCACCGTGCCGAGCACCGGCCGGAGCGATCCCGCCATCGTGGTCGAGCCGGTGGTGAGACCTCGTTGCGGATGAGCGACCAGTTCGGGCAGCAAACCGTCCAAGGTCGGCGATTCCGCCAGTGGCGGCAACCAGACCTGATGCGCGGGCACGCCCCGGCCTGCCAACCGGTCGACCAGGATGTCCAGGAGGGTTTCGCCGACCGCGGCGTCGTTATCCGCCGCTTGGTCGTCCGTCTCCTCTTCTTCCGTGTCGATCTCGGCGCCGAGATAGCTCGTCGTGTATTCCTGCAGCACCAGTTGCTCCCCGGTGGAAGCGGTGACACCGCCGCCGGTGGCGCGCTGGTACACGCCGGAGACGTAGGCGGAACGGAATCGGTCCATCTGGTCGGTGCCGACCTTGAGGAATCCGTGCCCGGGTGCCCGCGGCAGCTTGAACGCGTCGGTGACGCCCAGCACCGCCCTGCTCTCCATCTCGGAGAAGGTCCGCAGCCCGATCCGGTACGAGAGGTGGGTTTCCAGACCTCGGAGCCGGCCCTCTTCGAGCCGTTGCGAGGCCAGCAGCAGATGAACGCCCAGCGAACGGCCGACTCGTCCGATCTGGACGAACATGTCGATGAAGTCCGGCTTGGCGGACAGAAGCTCCGAGAACTCGTCACAGATCACCAGAAGGGTCGGCACCTCGGGAAGCGGGGCTCCCGCGGCGCGCGCTTTCTCGTAGTCACGCAGCGAGGAGAAATTGCCCGCCGCGCGCAGCAGTTCCTGGCGGCGGATCAGCTCGCCGTTGATCGCGTCGGTCATCCGGTCGACGAGGTGCAGCTCGTCGGCGAGGTTGGTGATCACCGCGCTGGTGTGCGGGAGGGTGTCTAGGCGGGTGAAGGTCGCACCGCCCTTGAAGTCCACCAGCGCGAAATTCAGCGAACTGGGCGGATGTGTCACGGCGAGGGCGAGTACGAGGGTCCGCAGCAACTCGGACTTGCCGGAACCGGTGGCGCCGATCAGCAGCCCGTGCGGCCCCATCCCGTCCTGCGCGGACTCCTTGAGATCGATTTCGATCGGGACGCCGTCGGCCTGGATGCCCAGTTTCACCCGCAGCCGGTCCCGGTTCGGCCGCGGCTCCCAGGTGTCGGCGGGGTCGAATTCGTACGGGTCACCCAGATCCAGAAGCTCGGCGAGTCCCAGCTCGGTGCTCATCGGGGTGTCACCTCGCAGCCCGGCCGTCAACCGTAACGGGGCCAGCTGCCGGGCCAACCCCTCGGCCGCGACCACGCCAAGGAAATCGGCGCGCCCGAGCGGGGCTTCGCCGTCGCTGGTCTCACTGACCAGGTCACCGTCGGCGTCCACGTCGAGCACGACCGTGGTCCGGTCCAAGGCCCTCGGCGGCATGGTGGTCAGGTCCACGATGGACACTCCCTCGACTCCGCCGCCGGTCATCAGGTGATCGGAGCCGGCGATGGCGCCACCGTCGAGCACGACCACCAGATGCGGGCCGGGTACGCGGATGTCGGCCTCCGGATCGAACCGCGGTCGTTTGGAGAGTTCCTCCTCCAGCATCGATTCCAGCGCCTGGACCGACGGCGCCACCAGCCGTAGCGCGCCGAGCGCGTCGGTCCGCTCGGGATGCAACGCGTGCGGCAGCCACTTGACCCATTCCCAGTCCGGACGGCGGTCTTCGCTCACGCAGATGGCGATCCGTACGTCGTCGGGTGACTGGAGGGTGACCAGCTGGGCGATCACCGCGCGAAGCAGACCCAGCGTGGCGGCGCGATCGCCGCGCAGGTGGATCCGGCTGAAACCGTTGACCGCGATGGCGATCGGCAGCCTTCCGACGGTGGAATAGGTGGCGATGAACCGGCGCAGCGCGAGCGCGGACAGCGGTTCGAGTTCCTCCAGCGGTTTGGTGTCAGGGGCGACGAGCGTGGCGGCCGGGGCCTGCGGTCCGGTCCCGATCCGGGCGATGGCGAAGTCCTGGTCGTCCTTGCGCCGTTCCCACAGCCGGTAGCTCGCGGCCAGCGACCACAAGGACGCCGGATCCGGGTGCAGGTACTCCATCGTGCGGCGCTGCCCACGCACCGAACGGCGCAGCCGCAGGCGATGCTGGGCGAGGTGCCGCAGGTACTTGCGGCGGGCGTGGCCCATTTCCCGTTTGCTGGGGCCGCCGCCCTGCAGGAAGCTCATGGCGACCATGCCGAGCATGCCGACGCCCATCATCCCGAAGATGACGAACCGCATCGAGCCTGCCATGCTGCCGGAGTACATCAGCAGCATCGCGGCCATCATGGCCACCATCGGCAGCACCGTGAGCACCTGGGTCCATTGCCGCCCCGGCGGGGGCGGGATCTCCGGTGGAGCCTGCAGGAGCAGTTCACCGGCCGGCATCTCCGGCGCCGGTTTACGGGCCGGCCTCTTCACCACGACTGTCGCCATACTCGCCGATCGTTCGCGAACAACGGCTTCCGCCGGGGGCGATGGCAGGAACGTGCCGCACCGGTCGAATCCACCCGTTCCGGGGGTTAGCTGATCGATGTCAGCTACGCGACCAAGGAAACGGAGGGGTGATGGGCAACGGCGGACTGGTCGATTTCGAATTCGGAATCGTGCAGAACATGTTCAACCACACCGACAGCAGCCAGCAGGACCAGCTCAACGCGCACCAGACCCACCAGGGGCGGGACCAGGACCACATCGACTTGGGCCTCGCGGGCATCGTCAAGAACGCGGCACTGTCGGAGAACCAGGGGCGCTCCGAGATCTTCGGCCACGTGCACGCCTTCGCGCAGTCACTGGTCGAGAAGGGCAGCTCGGTGGTGAACGTCACCAGTGGTTTCCAAGGTGACGCGGCGCAGACGTTCGCCAAGCAGAACTTCGCGGGCGGCGGCGCCATCGACAGCGGTATCAACCCCTAGTCTGAAAGGACGGGCTATGAACGGCGGAGATCACTTCAAGATCGTCTACGAGGCCATGAACACGGCCGGCCGGGACATTCAGAACACCGCGGCGCAGATCGGGCAGGCCGCCGAAGACCAGGTCGCCAGGATGCGCAACACCATCGGCGCGGGCTGGGGCGGGAACAACGCCGAGGAAATGGGTCAGCAGTTCGCCCTGATGCAGAAGCGGACCGGCTACCACGTCGACGGCATGAACCAGAGCGGCCGCGACTACGACAGCGTCTCCCACATCGGCCAGACCTGTGAAAGCCGGGTAAGCAACATCGTCAACTCCTAGCGGCGACCGGTAGAACCGAAGCCCCGGCGCGGATCTCGCGCCGGGGCTTCGGTCTTCCGGTCATCTCCCGGAGATCAGGAAGATCTGTTCCGGCGGTTCGTCCACCTTCGGTTCGGCGGAGACGGGGGCCGCCAGGCCGGGCCGCCAGCCACGACGGCGACCACGCGGAAGCACCAGTGCCACGAGTGCGGCGAGTACGATCGCGCCGCATACCGCGGCGGTGAGCCATTTCGCCACGGTGCCGGTCTCTTCCCGCGCGGCGATCAGATCGAGTTGTGCCTGGTCCGGTGGCGCGGGGACGAACGCCGGCAAAGCGGCCGGGTTCGCCGTGTCCAGCCCATCGGTGACCGCCCGGTAGGGATCGACCAGGCCGGCGCCGAACGCCGGGCTGCCGAGGCCGCCGCGCGCCGGGTTCGCGGTCGCCATCAGACGGCGCGCCACCTCCGGGGCGGACAGCCGCGGCCAGGCCGATCTGACCAGGGCGGCGGTGCCGGAAACGAACGGCGCGGCATAGCTCGTGCCGTCGGCGTACGCGTGCCCGCCCGCTCGTGTCGGCGCCAGCACCTTGGCGCCAGGCGCGACGAGGTCCACGTACCGGCCGATCTGGGAGCCGGACATCCTCGCCCCGTCGATGTCGACGGCACCGACACCGAGCACCCCGTCGTAGGCGGCGGGAAAGGAGGGGATCTCGGAAGCCGTGTCGCGCTGCGTGTTGCCCGCGGCGGCGACCACGAGCGCGTCCCTGGCCACGGCGTGCGCGACCGCGTCCCGGATGACGGCGAAATCCTCGTGTCCGGCGAGGGACAGGTTGATCACCTTGGCGCCCTGGTCGGCGGCGTAGCGGATTCCGTTGGCGACCACCTGGGGATCGATCCGCAAGGACTCGCCCTGGCTGCCGATGTCACGGTCGCTGATCCGCACCGGCAGGATCTCCGCGTCCGGTGCGATCCCATGGAAACCGATACCGGTTGCCGGATCGGCGGCGATGATCCCCGCGACCCCGGTGCCGTGCGACACACAGTCGAACGCTCCCGGCAGCGAACCGGCGAGGTAGAAATCCCGGCCCGCGCGCACCTTGCCCGGCCTGGCCAACTGCGGATGGTCGGCGTCGACCCCGGAGTCGACCACCGCCACCAGCACTCCCGCCCCGCGGTTGTACGGCCAAACCCGTTGGGGAGCAAGAGATTGCTGAGCCCACGGCTGGACGGGAACCGCCGCTCGCGCGGGTTCCGGGTCCCGGCAGGCGCCGGGCGGCGGCGCCGCGTGCGCGGTCCCCGCGCCGGCGAAGGTCTGAACGGCCGTCGCGGCCACCACGGCGGCGACGGCGGACATCCGGAGTCGTCTCATTCCGCCATCGTCGATCCGGTCATGACCCGGGACGGAGCGGTGGCCGCAAGCGGCCATCGCGTCGTTCGCGCCCGTTTCGGACGCGAGACTGGCCATAAGCGATCTAGGAGGGGCCGTGGAAGCGCTGTTTCCGGGGGCGGACATGTACGCCGACTACGAACGGCTTGCCGAGGACGTCCGGACGATGCAGGAACGGATGGCCGGGATCCGCGCCACCGCCGATTCCGGCGACGGATTGATCAGTGTGACGGTCGGCGGCGCGGGAGAGCTGATCGAGCTCTGGCTGGACCCTCGTGTCTACCGGACCTTGGATTCGGCCGCGCTGGCCGAGAGCATCACCGAGACCATGCACCGGGCGGCGGCCGAGTCCCAGGAGAAGGGGCTGGCCATCGCCGCGGGCTTCCTGCCGGAGGGGGCGACTCCGGAGGGAACGGACCTGCGGTTCGGCCCGTTGCTGCACCGGCTCGACGAGCGCGCCGGCGGGCGGTGAGCGGCGTGGCGACGGACCGCAACGGTGATGGCCGGATCGACATCTACCTCGAGGAGACAAGGCGGGAACTGGACGCGCTGAGTGCCGCGGGGTCCGGCTTCCAGACCAAGTGGGCGCCCTTGCGCGGGACGATCGAAGAGCTCACGAAGCAACTGGGCGGCGGGAAGATGGGGGAGATGTTCCAGGACTGCAAGACCAATACCCCTCTCCTGCTCAAGAGCGCCGATTCCGTGGCGGTGAACTACGGGAACGTGGCGACCAACGGAAGAACCGGCGCGAACGTCTACGAGGACGGTCAGACCGAGGCGACCAGGGTCCTCGGAACCTGAGCGGGCGAAGGCGATGTCCTATCGGGCCGTGAATCTCCCGTTCTCGGGCGTCGGCGAGGCGGCCGCCGGTGTCGGCGGCACTCTGTGGGATTGGACCGTCAGCGCGTGGAACGCGGCGGGCGGCGTCATCGACGACATCTGGCCGCCCGACGATCCGGACACGGCCAAAGCGCTGGGTGACGCCTGGATCGCGGGGGCGGACGCCCTCGACTTGGCGGTGGGGGCCGCCGCCCGGGCGGGTGAGCGGATCAAGGAGACCTGGCCGGACGCCAACGGCTTCGACATGTACTTCCTCATCCGTGAGGTCAACAAGGGCCAGTACGGAGGCGGCAGCGAGGGCTACGAGGACCTCGCCGTCAGCATGCGCCGGATCGGGGAGTTCTGCCACCAGTACGGGGAGCAGGTCGCGCGGACGCGGAATCAGATCCGATCGGAACTGATCCACGCGGCGGTGGACTTCGCCCTGATGTTCGCCATTCCCGGCGGCCCGTGGTTGTTCGCGTCCAGGATGGCGCTCAGGCTGGCGAGCCTGGTCAAGATCGCGAGCCTGGGTGGCCGCCTCGGCAACTGGGCGGCCAAGGCCGGGAAGGTCGTGATGATCCCGATCAAGGAGGCGGGCGACGAGGTCGTCACGAACGGTATCGAGCAGGGTCTCAACATCTCCCAGGGGTATCAGGACGGCTTCAACGCCAAGGAAAGCTTCACCAACGCCGTCGCGGGCGCGGTCGGCGCACCGGTGAGCGCGGTGGTCGGAACGCCCGGAGCGTTGCTCGGCAAGGGGATCCGCAAGACCGACGCCGGCAAGAACGCGCTGGACAACCCGGTCGGCAAGCACGTTTCGACCGCTGTGAGCTCCTTCACCACGAACGCGATCTCCTCACCGATCTCCAGCTACGCGGCGGAGAACATGGTGAACGGGAACTGGGGCGCGCTGGACGACGTGTCCGGCTACCAGAAGTCGATCAAGGAGAACTGGCTCACGTCGGGAGCGATCGGTCCCATTCGAGGGAACGCCCACCTCGCCGGTGTGCAGGCGCACAACGCGGTCTTCGGTCAGGACGTGTCCACCGGACCGGGAGAAGTGGCGAAGTCCGGGAACCCGCCCGGTGGTCCGACTCCACCTTCGGCCATGGCCCCGGAAACCGCCGCGGTCGGTGCGGGACACGGTGCCTCCGCCGCGGGCGCGGGGGAAACCGGTTCACCGCAGTCGACCGGCGCGACCCAAGAGACCGGTGCGGCCCAAGAGACCGGTGCCGCTCATCCGGGTTCCTCGACTTCTTCCACCGGAGCGGCGGCGGGACCCGGCCGGGGCGCCGATGCCTTCGGCGGCGGTGAAAGCCGGGCGGCCACCGACACTTCCGCGAGCGATCGGAGCGCCAGTACGGCGGCGTCGAGCCAGTCGTCCTCGGCTTCCGCCGCGGAGCACACGTCCCGAAGCGGCCCGAATACCCCGGCGCAGCAGACATCGGTGTCGTCGACGACGCCTGGTTCGGCACAATCCGGTCCGGGGCAAGCGGCGCCCGAACAGGGTTCCTCTTCGACGTCGACTTCCGCCCAGGGGACGGCACAACCCGGTCATGCCCAGGTTTCGGCCGCCACCGCTCAACCGGGTCCGGCCCAGGGCGGATCGAGCCAGAGCACTTCCGCACCGGCCAACCCGGCGCAGCCGGGCCCTGCCAACGTTCCGGGTAGGACTCCGCACGCGAAACCGACGGAAGGTGAACCGAACCGGTCCGAGCCGGGGGCGGATCCCGGCCAGGACGGGGAGACCACGCCGTCGGAAGCCCCGTCCGAGCCCGCGCCCGACGTACCCGTACTGCCCGCCGAGATTCCCGATGAACAGGGGCCACCGGACGGCCCTGACGGTCCCGCCGAAGGTGATCCGGCGGAACCGGCGACTCCGGGGGAAGAGCCTGTCCTTCCCTCGGCACCGGTTTTCGTCCCGGCGTCGTCCCCGGGAGCTTCCGGTGAGAAAAACGGCCCGTTGCGGAACGAAAACGAGGAAACGCCACCGGACCATCCCGATGACCTGTCGCCCGAGGTGGAGGAGGTCTGGGACGCTCTGCCGCCGGACGTCCAGGAAGCCGTCCGCGAGGCGGGCCCGGCCGTCGCGGGCAGGAAACTGGAAGGCCTGCTCAAGAGTGTTCTCGCGCAACTGATTCCTCGCGACCGGACCAGCCGTCCGCTCGAAGAACAGCTCAAGGCCCTGTATGCCGAACAGATCCGGGCCATGCTGGCGAACCGGGCGGCCGGGATGTCGCGGGTGACACCACTGGAGGTGTTCACCGCCCGGGCCGGCGCCGCGATCCGCGAAGTGGCCGCGAAGAAACCGCGTCCGTACGGCCGGGCGGTGGCCGAAACCGAGCTGCGGAAGCTCGGTGGGCTCAGCGCCGAGCTGACGGAGGCCGCCGAAGCCGAAGGCAAGAACGCCGAATTGCCGCTGACGCTGGAAACCCATCTCCGCAAGATCCTCGATCATCTGGCCGTCAACGGGGTTCCGGGTCTCGACAAGATCGGCGAAAGCGTCCGCAAGCATCTGAAGCGTGCCCTCGGCATGCTGGCCGACGGTGACCCGGCGACCCGGGAACAGCTGAACGGTGACCAAGCGAATCTCACCGGCCTCGAGGGCGAGCTCCGGGTCGCTCTCGCCCTCACCGAGCTCACCCCGGACCAGCTCGCCGAATTGGGCTTGACCGGCCTGCGGGTCACCGGGCTCGGCATCAAGACCAGTGACACCGACATCGATGTCCACGGAGTGCTGGCGGACAGCGGTGTAGAGGTCCGGTTCGAGGTCAAGAACGTCGGGGCGAACAGCGAAACGTCGATCGTCAAACAGATCGAAAAGCACCGGCGCGACGCGGGCCCCGGCGCGCTGGTCATCGCCGTGTTCAGCAACGAACTGACCAGCGAGGTCGACGGCGCGATCGCCGCCGGTGCCGACGCCGTCCTCCAGTGGAACGGCCTGCGGTTCACCGTCGTCGCCCGGCGGGATCCGGACGGACCGTCCGCCGCGGCGTCCCCGAATCCGCCAGGTCCCCAGGGGTTGCCACCCGCCGCTTCAGGGAATCCGCTGCCCGATGAAACCCGTGCCGGGCAAGAGGATCCGGAGGCCATCCGCCGGGCGATGGAGGCGGAGACCGCCGGCGCGATCTCGCTCCGGCGGCGGTTCCTCATGGGCGTGCTCATCGCCGTCCGGCTCCTCGGCCTGCCCA is from Amycolatopsis lurida and encodes:
- the mycP gene encoding type VII secretion-associated serine protease mycosin, translating into MRRLRMSAVAAVVAATAVQTFAGAGTAHAAPPPGACRDPEPARAAVPVQPWAQQSLAPQRVWPYNRGAGVLVAVVDSGVDADHPQLARPGKVRAGRDFYLAGSLPGAFDCVSHGTGVAGIIAADPATGIGFHGIAPDAEILPVRISDRDIGSQGESLRIDPQVVANGIRYAADQGAKVINLSLAGHEDFAVIRDAVAHAVARDALVVAAAGNTQRDTASEIPSFPAAYDGVLGVGAVDIDGARMSGSQIGRYVDLVAPGAKVLAPTRAGGHAYADGTSYAAPFVSGTAALVRSAWPRLSAPEVARRLMATANPARGGLGSPAFGAGLVDPYRAVTDGLDTANPAALPAFVPAPPDQAQLDLIAAREETGTVAKWLTAAVCGAIVLAALVALVLPRGRRRGWRPGLAAPVSAEPKVDEPPEQIFLISGR
- the eccCa gene encoding type VII secretion protein EccCa, with the protein product MATVVVKRPARKPAPEMPAGELLLQAPPEIPPPPGRQWTQVLTVLPMVAMMAAMLLMYSGSMAGSMRFVIFGMMGVGMLGMVAMSFLQGGGPSKREMGHARRKYLRHLAQHRLRLRRSVRGQRRTMEYLHPDPASLWSLAASYRLWERRKDDQDFAIARIGTGPQAPAATLVAPDTKPLEELEPLSALALRRFIATYSTVGRLPIAIAVNGFSRIHLRGDRAATLGLLRAVIAQLVTLQSPDDVRIAICVSEDRRPDWEWVKWLPHALHPERTDALGALRLVAPSVQALESMLEEELSKRPRFDPEADIRVPGPHLVVVLDGGAIAGSDHLMTGGGVEGVSIVDLTTMPPRALDRTTVVLDVDADGDLVSETSDGEAPLGRADFLGVVAAEGLARQLAPLRLTAGLRGDTPMSTELGLAELLDLGDPYEFDPADTWEPRPNRDRLRVKLGIQADGVPIEIDLKESAQDGMGPHGLLIGATGSGKSELLRTLVLALAVTHPPSSLNFALVDFKGGATFTRLDTLPHTSAVITNLADELHLVDRMTDAINGELIRRQELLRAAGNFSSLRDYEKARAAGAPLPEVPTLLVICDEFSELLSAKPDFIDMFVQIGRVGRSLGVHLLLASQRLEEGRLRGLETHLSYRIGLRTFSEMESRAVLGVTDAFKLPRAPGHGFLKVGTDQMDRFRSAYVSGVYQRATGGGVTASTGEQLVLQEYTTSYLGAEIDTEEEETDDQAADNDAAVGETLLDILVDRLAGRGVPAHQVWLPPLAESPTLDGLLPELVAHPQRGLTTGSTTMAGSLRPVLGTVDRPFEQRRDPLVLDLSGAAGHVLVIGAPQTGKSTVVRTLITSLALTHTPRETQFYCLDFGGGTLASIAGLPHVAGVCGRLDTGAVRRTVAEVATLLAQRERMFAEHQIDGIVTYRRLRAEGRFAEQQHGDVFLVVDGWQTLRNDFPDLEETVGDIAARGLSYGVHVVAACSRSFDLRMNVRDLFASRLELKIGDPIDSVIDRRAAMSVPPDAPGRGIAMSGHQMLVALPRIDGVTETDDLSRGVNELVEAVKAAWPGAPAPSVRLLPGVFPYEELPAKDETTGTEAGLAVGIHEHDLSPMRHDFAADPHFFLLADTQCGKTSFLRTLARRIETTYQPSEARIVLVDHRRGLLGEIGDEYLLGYGTNDSHSAGLMTEVAASLSKRLPGPDVTPEQLRARNWWRGPEIFVLVDDYDMVATHENHPLMPLLPLVAQGSDIGLHVVLARRSGGAGRGLFEPFLTRLREVGTPGLMMSGDRDEGPLLGGMRAQVLPPGRGWLIDRRGHKGLVQIAWLPPRHP
- a CDS encoding YbaB/EbfC family nucleoid-associated protein, translating into MEALFPGADMYADYERLAEDVRTMQERMAGIRATADSGDGLISVTVGGAGELIELWLDPRVYRTLDSAALAESITETMHRAAAESQEKGLAIAAGFLPEGATPEGTDLRFGPLLHRLDERAGGR